GTTTCCAGAAACCAGTGTAGGTTGGTATCGTAAGCATTTCACCATAGCCCGTAAAGATTCAGGGCAGCGTTTCTCCGTTACATTCGATGGCATCTTTCGTGATGCCAACATATGGGTGAATGGCTTCTATCTTGGTAATAATCAAAGTGGCTACATCGGTGTTACATATGACATTACCGATTATATCAACTATGGCCGCGATAATGTGATTGCAGTGCGTGCCGATGCCAGTCAGTATGAAGGCTGGTTCTATGAAGGGGCCGGTATCTATCGTCATGTGTGGCTGAATAGTTATAACAATACACACGTTGCTAATGATGGCATTTTTGCCAGTGCTGAAGTGAAAGGCAATGCAGCAACCGTTAGTATTGAAACAACAATAGAAAACCAAGGGCAGGGGACGTCTGCTTGTACTGTTCAAACCTATGTGACTGAACGTAATGGTAAAGTTGTAGCTCAATCAAATGAACAACCTTTGACCTTGCTAACAATCGAAAGCAAAGCGGTTACGCAACAAGTAGCGGTTTCACAACCACACCTCTGGTCTTTAGAAGATCCTTACCTATACCGCGTTGTAACAATCATCAAACAAAATGGAAAAGTAATTGATCGTGTTCAGCATCGCTTTGGTATTCGCACTATTGATATCAAATGGAATGGTGTCTTTTTAAATGGCAAACACGTAAAAATTAAAGGCACTAACAATCACCAGGATCATGCAGGGATAGGTAGTGCCTTGCCGGATGCCATGCAGTATTACCGTGTGCGTTTACTAAAAGAGCTCGGCTCTAATTCCTACCGGGTGAGCCATAATGCTCCAACGCCTGAATTACTGGACGCCTGTGATAGTCTCGGCATGTTGGTGATTGATGAACAACGCTTACTCAATAGCAGTCCTGAGTATGTTTATCAATTGGAACGCATCATTAAGCGCGATAGAAATCACCCATCTGTTTTTCTATGGTCGATTGGCAATGAAGAAGGTTGGATTCAAACTACTACCATCGGCAAGCGTATTGCACAAAGCCTGTTACTGAAACAAAAAGAATGGGACCCTACCCGGACAAGTACCTATGCGGCCGACCTGCCGAATGTATTTAATGGAGTGAACGAAGTGATTCCTGTACGCGGATTCAATTATCGTGATTCTTTTGTGGCAGCTTATCATAAAGATCACCCCATGCAACCCATTATTGGTACTGAAATGGGGAGTACGGTAACCACGAGAGGAATTT
This genomic interval from Flavisolibacter tropicus contains the following:
- the galA gene encoding beta-galactosidase GalA; amino-acid sequence: MVRFFFIFLLVVDAAIGMTQSSQRKRVNFDEDWRFHFGNAADPTKDFNYRIAPIFAKSGATTNTALGVGFKDSSWRQLDLPHDWAVELPFVNSPNFDVMAHGYKPVGGLFPETSVGWYRKHFTIARKDSGQRFSVTFDGIFRDANIWVNGFYLGNNQSGYIGVTYDITDYINYGRDNVIAVRADASQYEGWFYEGAGIYRHVWLNSYNNTHVANDGIFASAEVKGNAATVSIETTIENQGQGTSACTVQTYVTERNGKVVAQSNEQPLTLLTIESKAVTQQVAVSQPHLWSLEDPYLYRVVTIIKQNGKVIDRVQHRFGIRTIDIKWNGVFLNGKHVKIKGTNNHQDHAGIGSALPDAMQYYRVRLLKELGSNSYRVSHNAPTPELLDACDSLGMLVIDEQRLLNSSPEYVYQLERIIKRDRNHPSVFLWSIGNEEGWIQTTTIGKRIAQSLLLKQKEWDPTRTSTYAADLPNVFNGVNEVIPVRGFNYRDSFVAAYHKDHPMQPIIGTEMGSTVTTRGIYEVDTARAYVPDQDITSPWWASTAEEWWTEAAVNDYWLGGYVWTGFDYRGEPTPYQWPNVNSHFGVMDVCGFPKNIYYYYQSWWTDKDVLHLSPHWNWKGKEGQLIDVWVNSNADNVELFLNGKSLGKKDMPRNKHLQWSVRYKPGVLEAVAYKKGKKLTSKVETTGAPVAIILKADRNSLLADNQDATVVNVSVVDQQGREVPDAGNQIQFSLAGSGKIIGVGNGDPSSHEPDKYFNGAWKRQLFNGKCQVIIQAGKEKSPIQLEAKSEGLKPAVVYFQQEIL